From the Mesorhizobium koreense genome, the window CCTTGAGATCGCGAGGACCGAAGGCGTTGCGGACAACCGCATCGTGCTCGATCCGGGCTTCGCCTTCGCCAAGGGCAGCGAGGAGAACCTCCAACTCATGGCCCGTTTCGGCGAGTTGCACGGTCTCGGCTTTCCGCTCCTCGTCGGCACGTCCCGAAAACGCCTGGCGCGCCATCTGGTCGGCGAACACGATGAGGCACGCGATATCGGCACGGCGGCGACCAGCGTGATCCTCCGCCTGAAGGGTGCATCCATTTTCCGCGTCCATAACATTGCGGTCAACCGTGACGCTCTGGCTTTCGCCGACGCTGTACTGGAGCGGGAAAGGCGGCCAGGTAGCGGCTACAACCTTTGAAGCCGAGAGGCCAATAGCGGTCTACGCAGCCTCCACGATGGTGCCGATGCGACGGTAGATGAAGGGAACGTCCGCCGGTGTGCCCTCGGCAGCGCGGCGCGCCTCGTCGATGAGCGCGGCCATCCGCGCATGGATCGGCGATTTCACGCAGGCCGGGTCGGTCGCCGCGGCATCGCCGGCGATGGCCATCGCCTGGCAGCGGCAGCCGCCCCAGTCAATCTCGCGCCGTTCGCAGCTTCGGCAAGGCTCCTGCATCCAGTCCGTGCCGCGGAAGGCATTGAAAGCCGGCGAATCGTTCCAGATATCCGCTAGCGTGCGCTCGCCGAACTGCTCGAAGGTGAGCGACAGGATGGTTCGCGCTGCATGGCAGGGCAGGACCGCGCCGTCCGGCGCCACCATGAAGGCGTCGCGAGCCCAACCGCCCATGCAGGGCTTGGGATAGGTGGCGAAATAATCCGGCGTGACAAAATCGATGTTCATGACGCCGGTAAGCCGCTCGCGTGCCGCCTCGACGATTTCGGCCTGCCGGTCGACCGCATCGCGGTCCGGCATCAACGCATCGCGGTTGGTCAGCGCCCAGCCGGCATATTGCACGTTGGCGATTTCGAG encodes:
- the pqqE gene encoding pyrroloquinoline quinone biosynthesis protein PqqE; translated protein: MSASLPPIGMLAEITHRCPLQCPYCSNPVELLKANRELDTRTWLDLFDQAADLGVLQVHLSGGEPTLRRDLEQLIASLAARGVYTNLITAGVGIAEGRIEAFAEAGLDHLQLSFQGARPETTDRIGNHRGSHEKKLETARRARAAGLPLTINAPIHRHNIEEVPEFIELALSLGAERLEIANVQYAGWALTNRDALMPDRDAVDRQAEIVEAARERLTGVMNIDFVTPDYFATYPKPCMGGWARDAFMVAPDGAVLPCHAARTILSLTFEQFGERTLADIWNDSPAFNAFRGTDWMQEPCRSCERREIDWGGCRCQAMAIAGDAAATDPACVKSPIHARMAALIDEARRAAEGTPADVPFIYRRIGTIVEAA